A window of the Desulfobacula toluolica Tol2 genome harbors these coding sequences:
- a CDS encoding ABC transporter permease, with protein sequence MAKLGFQALRRINYFRISFVFLTQFITLVLVLAIGSLFVVPEFKDIWQNLWSEEMMFSLKLSMGTGLISTILVMGFALPIGYTLSRFDFFGKGFVKTIIDLPVAFPELVLGLCLLLLFGNSFVSRCMEMIGLKFVFTKQGVVAAQFFTALPYASRIMKSTFDYIDPRLEFVSRSLGYSMFQTFINVSLPLAKNGCLAATVISFARCIGTFGTVLILAGGSYMKTEVLPVTLYLNISYGNMGMALTSGIVLMVVSFAAIYIFERAEVGF encoded by the coding sequence TTGGCAAAATTGGGGTTTCAAGCCTTGCGAAGAATAAATTATTTCCGGATTTCGTTTGTTTTTCTTACCCAATTTATTACCCTTGTGCTTGTTTTGGCAATCGGATCACTGTTTGTCGTGCCTGAATTCAAAGACATCTGGCAAAATCTGTGGAGTGAGGAGATGATGTTTTCCCTGAAGCTTTCCATGGGAACGGGGCTGATATCCACGATCCTGGTCATGGGTTTTGCTCTTCCCATTGGTTATACCTTGTCCCGGTTTGATTTTTTCGGCAAAGGGTTTGTCAAGACCATCATTGATCTGCCCGTGGCATTCCCGGAACTTGTTTTGGGACTTTGCCTGCTTCTGCTTTTCGGCAACAGCTTTGTCAGCAGGTGTATGGAGATGATCGGGTTAAAATTTGTTTTTACCAAACAGGGGGTTGTGGCGGCACAGTTTTTCACAGCCCTTCCTTATGCCAGCCGTATCATGAAATCCACGTTTGACTATATTGATCCTCGCCTGGAATTTGTTTCCCGTTCCCTGGGGTATTCCATGTTTCAAACTTTTATCAATGTCTCCCTTCCCCTTGCAAAAAACGGATGTCTTGCCGCCACGGTGATTTCTTTTGCCAGGTGCATCGGAACCTTTGGAACGGTTCTGATTCTGGCCGGAGGTTCCTACATGAAAACAGAAGTTCTTCCAGTTACCCTTTACCTGAATATTTCCTACGGCAACATGGGGATGGCGCTTACAAGCGGAATTGTTTTGATGGTGGTCTCCTTTGCAGCGATTTATATTTTTGAAAGAGCAGAGGTAGGATTTTGA
- a CDS encoding class I SAM-dependent methyltransferase — protein MPDKKKQDFNRKMVDILNYGALNLAMGIGYKTGLFDVMDTMDAPASVKQIADSANLNERYVSEWLGVMVTGQIVHIVSQASGETAYSLPAEHATCLTRRSGDANLGVYSQEIPLLTQCALEQVEKGFSSGDGVPFSCYPKFQSFMAELSNAKHEQVLVDKFLPGVDDGRLVCDLEKGIDVCDLGCGEGVALNLMARHFPKSDFIGIDTHEAAIETARTMAVEQGLKNVTYLIQDAARIEGNAEFQERFDYITAFDSIHDQTKPLDALKGVRYMLSCNGRFSMVDIDAGSDHAKNLNHPMGPFLYTVSLMHCMPVGLVDGGTGLGMMWGRQKAVQMLNRAGFEKVAVIEMEHDPFNVHYFANK, from the coding sequence ATGCCGGATAAAAAAAAGCAGGATTTCAATCGGAAAATGGTGGATATTTTAAACTATGGGGCACTTAACCTGGCCATGGGAATCGGATATAAAACAGGGCTGTTTGATGTGATGGACACTATGGATGCTCCTGCATCAGTAAAGCAAATTGCCGACAGTGCAAATCTGAATGAACGATATGTCTCAGAATGGCTGGGAGTGATGGTGACCGGACAAATTGTGCATATTGTTTCACAAGCATCCGGGGAAACGGCATATTCTTTGCCGGCAGAACATGCCACCTGCCTGACCAGGCGCTCGGGTGATGCAAATTTAGGCGTGTATTCTCAGGAAATTCCATTACTGACCCAATGCGCTTTGGAGCAAGTTGAAAAGGGGTTCTCATCCGGTGATGGTGTTCCTTTTTCATGCTATCCAAAGTTCCAGTCATTCATGGCAGAGCTTTCCAATGCCAAACATGAACAGGTTCTGGTGGATAAATTTTTACCTGGAGTGGATGATGGAAGGCTTGTGTGTGATCTGGAAAAAGGAATAGACGTGTGTGACTTGGGCTGTGGTGAAGGGGTTGCACTGAACCTGATGGCACGGCATTTTCCTAAATCAGATTTTATTGGAATTGATACCCATGAAGCGGCCATTGAAACAGCCCGGACAATGGCTGTTGAGCAGGGATTGAAAAATGTGACTTATCTGATACAGGATGCTGCCCGGATTGAAGGAAATGCTGAATTTCAAGAACGCTTTGATTATATCACGGCTTTTGATTCCATACATGATCAGACAAAGCCATTGGATGCCTTGAAAGGAGTTCGGTATATGCTTTCCTGCAACGGCAGGTTTTCCATGGTGGACATTGATGCTGGCAGCGACCATGCTAAAAATTTAAATCATCCCATGGGGCCTTTTTTGTATACGGTAAGCTTGATGCATTGCATGCCTGTGGGGCTTGTTGATGGCGGTACGGGTCTTGGCATGATGTGGGGAAGACAAAAGGCCGTTCAGATGTTGAATAGGGCAGGGTTTGAAAAGGTTGCTGTGATTGAAATGGAACATGATCCTTTTAATGTGCATTATTTTGCTAATAAGTAA
- the surE gene encoding 5'/3'-nucleotidase SurE, giving the protein MKILLTNDDGYAAPGIQVLYAALRQYHKVVLIAPDREKSAVSHGITLNDPIRMSPVRLNDGDDGYAVAGTPADCVKLGLFDLFTTPPDLIISGINPGCNAGVDINYSGTVSAAREGALNGILSLAVSIKTGKTLDFKGMSRFIVNIVDKVYYNGLPSGTFLNINAPDIPFDEVRGVKITRQSSNNLSKQFDKRVDPKNRSYYWYGRIDQVADEPDSDITAILQNYISITPVQCDITNYSVLSELEPFQLP; this is encoded by the coding sequence ATGAAAATTCTTCTTACAAATGACGACGGCTACGCTGCTCCTGGAATTCAGGTGTTGTACGCAGCACTCCGGCAGTATCACAAGGTTGTTCTGATTGCACCCGACAGAGAAAAAAGTGCCGTGAGCCACGGTATCACCCTTAATGACCCCATACGAATGAGCCCGGTCCGCTTAAATGACGGAGATGATGGATATGCGGTTGCAGGAACACCTGCTGACTGTGTTAAACTGGGGTTATTTGACCTTTTTACCACGCCACCGGACCTGATTATTTCAGGAATCAATCCTGGCTGCAATGCAGGAGTTGATATCAATTATTCAGGAACGGTTTCAGCTGCCAGGGAAGGCGCTTTAAACGGCATATTGAGCCTGGCGGTTTCCATAAAAACAGGAAAAACTCTTGATTTTAAAGGAATGTCCCGCTTCATTGTCAATATAGTTGATAAGGTGTATTATAACGGGCTTCCTTCAGGAACATTCCTGAACATCAACGCACCGGATATTCCATTTGATGAGGTGAGAGGTGTTAAAATCACCCGGCAGTCTTCTAATAATCTTTCCAAACAATTTGACAAGCGTGTTGATCCTAAAAACAGGTCTTATTACTGGTATGGCCGCATTGATCAGGTAGCAGATGAACCGGATTCAGATATCACTGCGATATTGCAAAACTATATTTCCATAACACCTGTTCAATGCGATATCACTAACTACAGCGTATTGTCTGAATTGGAACCATTCCAATTGCCTTAA
- a CDS encoding thiamine pyrophosphate-dependent enzyme, with translation MSRFLNKNRPPVYCPGCTHEKITKGLDKALTDLNLPADKTVIVSDIGCSGLFDTFFNTHALHGIHGRALTYATGLKLAAPDLNVIVTMGDGGLIIGGAHVLAACRRNLDMTLIILNNFNFGMTGGQYSVTTPTEAVVGSEFLNQAEIPLDICTIAQSAGATYVDRCSGYDADLSGKICKAIEHHGFSIIETLGICTGRYTKKNPLTPASLDQMIKKFPEPSGRIEKNQRPEYGDRYRELAKEKTIFPEAATIEKKIHLGNYQHQEVVILGSAGMRIVTAGDIVGHAGLCAGMNVSIKNDHNVTVLRGPSVSEIIISPDKIDYPGIESPSVVLALSDEGVQRRNKIFASLKPDTFVFKEKKVSIPQTPGKVVEIDFRKLKIKKQDWAMASLGVMAKKEKAVNKEMLIHALKFCFNENRYLTAMETIEKTFNA, from the coding sequence ATGAGTCGCTTTTTAAATAAAAACCGTCCCCCTGTCTATTGCCCCGGATGCACACATGAAAAAATCACCAAAGGACTTGATAAAGCCCTGACCGACTTAAACCTTCCGGCAGATAAAACCGTTATTGTTTCTGATATCGGCTGTTCCGGTCTTTTTGATACCTTTTTTAACACACACGCTCTTCACGGCATTCACGGTCGTGCCCTGACCTATGCGACCGGTCTTAAACTTGCCGCCCCTGACCTTAACGTTATTGTCACAATGGGAGACGGCGGTCTTATAATCGGAGGTGCCCATGTTCTGGCAGCATGCAGACGTAACCTGGATATGACCCTGATCATTCTCAACAATTTCAACTTTGGCATGACCGGCGGGCAATATTCCGTCACTACCCCGACAGAAGCAGTGGTGGGATCGGAATTTCTCAATCAAGCTGAAATTCCACTGGATATCTGCACAATTGCCCAAAGTGCAGGTGCCACTTATGTTGACAGATGTTCGGGGTATGATGCAGACTTGTCCGGGAAAATCTGTAAAGCCATTGAACACCATGGGTTTTCCATCATTGAAACCCTTGGTATCTGTACGGGCCGTTATACAAAAAAAAATCCGCTGACCCCAGCCTCACTTGATCAGATGATCAAAAAGTTTCCTGAACCATCCGGCAGGATTGAAAAAAACCAAAGACCTGAATATGGAGACCGCTACCGGGAACTTGCCAAAGAAAAAACCATTTTCCCCGAGGCAGCAACCATAGAAAAAAAAATACATCTTGGAAATTATCAACACCAGGAAGTGGTTATTCTGGGCAGTGCCGGCATGCGGATCGTAACTGCAGGAGATATTGTCGGTCATGCAGGGCTTTGTGCAGGCATGAACGTGTCAATAAAAAACGACCATAATGTCACCGTTCTCAGGGGGCCGTCTGTCAGTGAGATCATTATTTCACCCGATAAAATAGACTACCCAGGCATTGAATCGCCGTCCGTTGTCCTGGCATTGAGTGATGAAGGGGTACAGCGAAGAAACAAAATATTTGCATCCCTGAAACCGGATACTTTTGTATTCAAAGAAAAAAAGGTTTCAATTCCCCAAACCCCAGGGAAAGTTGTTGAAATCGACTTCAGGAAACTGAAAATAAAAAAACAGGACTGGGCTATGGCCTCCCTTGGAGTAATGGCAAAAAAAGAGAAAGCCGTCAACAAAGAGATGCTGATTCACGCATTAAAGTTCTGTTTCAATGAAAACCGATATCTGACCGCAATGGAAACCATTGAAAAAACATTCAATGCATAA
- a CDS encoding ABC transporter ATP-binding protein — protein MTLLEIENLHIHLGEFYLQGISFSLEKGDYLSIIGPTGSGKTILLESIVGFWAPDKGRIIVEGDDLTHELPERRRIGIVYQDYALLPHFTVFKNIAYGLKKIQKHGIKEKIKDLAISLNIGHLLHRKPATLSGGEQQRVALARALAVEPRLLLMDEPFSALDLQTKNEARRLLKQAIQDRGTTVIHITHDLEDAWALANKIAVIKNGHLIQFGAMEEIFHRPNSQFIADFVGVNILDGQVIQSSLGMSTVRVNGFELMSRDEAPVGSRVKVAIRPENIVVLKAPPGLEYAKNILKTTLTQVVNQGNTCLLHLKSQETFIKVLVTHNALEMNAFCEGNDAYAIVRQDDVRIIPES, from the coding sequence TTGACATTACTTGAGATTGAAAATCTGCATATTCATCTGGGGGAATTTTATCTACAGGGGATTTCCTTTTCACTGGAAAAAGGAGATTATCTGAGTATCATAGGCCCGACAGGTTCGGGCAAGACCATTTTGCTGGAAAGCATTGTTGGTTTCTGGGCACCGGATAAAGGCCGGATCATCGTTGAAGGAGATGACCTGACCCATGAATTGCCGGAACGAAGGCGGATCGGCATTGTATACCAGGATTATGCACTGCTTCCGCATTTTACGGTGTTTAAGAATATTGCCTATGGCCTGAAAAAGATTCAAAAGCATGGGATCAAAGAAAAAATAAAGGATCTGGCGATCTCCCTGAATATCGGTCATCTTCTTCACCGCAAACCCGCTACGCTTTCAGGCGGGGAACAGCAGCGGGTCGCACTTGCAAGAGCGCTTGCAGTGGAGCCAAGGCTTCTGCTTATGGACGAACCTTTTTCCGCCCTGGATCTTCAGACTAAGAATGAGGCCCGGCGTCTTTTGAAACAGGCGATTCAAGATCGGGGGACAACAGTCATACACATTACCCACGATCTTGAAGATGCCTGGGCCCTGGCCAACAAGATCGCTGTCATAAAGAACGGTCATTTGATCCAGTTTGGTGCGATGGAAGAAATCTTTCATCGGCCGAACTCACAGTTTATTGCGGATTTTGTAGGGGTAAACATCCTTGACGGGCAAGTCATTCAAAGCTCATTAGGGATGAGTACCGTCCGTGTGAACGGCTTTGAGTTGATGTCCAGGGACGAGGCCCCTGTCGGATCACGGGTGAAAGTGGCCATCAGGCCCGAGAATATCGTTGTTCTCAAAGCCCCTCCCGGCCTGGAGTATGCAAAGAACATACTGAAAACAACCCTGACGCAGGTTGTCAATCAGGGAAATACCTGTCTGCTGCATTTGAAATCCCAAGAGACCTTTATCAAGGTTCTGGTTACCCATAACGCCTTGGAAATGAATGCTTTTTGTGAAGGCAACGATGCATACGCAATTGTCCGGCAGGATGATGTCAGGATTATTCCTGAGTCCTGA
- the modA gene encoding molybdate ABC transporter substrate-binding protein, translating to MRKLIFIFVILLVFAGNSYAADLVVFSGAGLIKPMEEMRKNFEKQNNIQVDIHYGSSGEIFGMLAAGQPCDVLIPGAAKYTDDALKNGWVIKETIHNLVLHVPVIAVPKGNPADIRGFEDLARPGIKVAIGDPKAPAIGKVAKKMLTKAGLWEKVQPNIEVYAPTVNQLLIYVALKQVDAAVIWGDLTSWAEGKGKLEVIPIEAKYNMIKTIPTAVCSKTANMEKAMAFNAYVASKQGGRIWQNWGFKPCEE from the coding sequence ATGCGCAAACTCATTTTCATTTTTGTAATTTTGCTGGTTTTTGCGGGAAACAGCTATGCTGCTGATCTTGTTGTTTTCAGTGGTGCGGGACTCATAAAACCCATGGAAGAGATGAGAAAAAATTTTGAAAAACAAAATAATATACAGGTGGATATCCATTACGGCAGTTCAGGTGAAATATTTGGAATGCTTGCGGCGGGTCAGCCCTGCGATGTATTGATTCCCGGTGCAGCCAAGTATACTGATGATGCCCTGAAAAACGGCTGGGTAATCAAGGAAACCATTCATAATCTGGTTCTTCATGTGCCGGTTATTGCCGTGCCCAAGGGAAATCCAGCTGATATACGGGGTTTTGAAGACCTGGCCAGGCCGGGTATCAAGGTCGCCATTGGTGATCCAAAGGCCCCGGCCATAGGGAAAGTGGCCAAAAAGATGCTGACAAAGGCCGGATTATGGGAAAAGGTTCAACCCAATATTGAGGTGTATGCTCCGACCGTTAACCAGTTGCTGATTTATGTGGCCTTGAAACAGGTCGATGCGGCGGTTATATGGGGAGATCTGACCTCTTGGGCAGAGGGTAAAGGCAAACTTGAAGTCATACCCATTGAAGCAAAATACAATATGATTAAAACCATTCCCACAGCGGTTTGCTCAAAGACCGCTAACATGGAAAAAGCCATGGCATTTAATGCCTATGTGGCATCAAAACAGGGCGGTCGGATTTGGCAAAATTGGGGTTTCAAGCCTTGCGAAGAATAA
- a CDS encoding peptidylprolyl isomerase has translation MISGKKIFTGVSVVLFLFLIPCSVFSQDLSTQDLIVQDLKDGLYAQFDTDKGRILAVLYYDRVPLTVINFAGLAQGTIASSQGTSKKYYDGLIFHRVIKDFMIQGGDPTGTGRGGPGYRFADEFVAGLKHDSPGILSMANAGPGTNGSQFFITHKATPWLDNKHTVFGKVITGQDVVNKIEKGDRINTLTIIRVGEKAKAFKTDQASFDAAVNKIKN, from the coding sequence ATGATTTCAGGTAAAAAAATTTTTACTGGTGTGTCTGTTGTTCTATTTTTGTTTCTAATACCCTGTTCTGTCTTTTCCCAGGATCTCAGTACTCAGGATCTCATCGTTCAGGATCTCAAGGATGGATTATACGCACAATTTGATACTGATAAAGGCCGGATTCTGGCTGTTCTATATTATGACCGTGTTCCCCTCACTGTTATTAATTTTGCCGGACTTGCACAAGGAACAATTGCCTCCAGTCAAGGTACTTCAAAAAAATATTATGACGGATTGATTTTTCATAGGGTGATCAAAGATTTTATGATTCAGGGTGGTGATCCTACCGGAACAGGCCGGGGCGGTCCTGGATATAGATTTGCCGACGAGTTTGTGGCTGGCTTGAAACATGATTCTCCAGGAATCCTGTCAATGGCCAATGCAGGACCAGGAACAAATGGCAGCCAGTTTTTCATTACCCACAAGGCAACGCCATGGCTTGATAATAAACATACGGTGTTTGGAAAAGTGATCACCGGTCAGGATGTGGTCAATAAAATTGAAAAAGGCGACCGGATAAATACTTTGACAATTATCAGGGTTGGCGAAAAGGCCAAGGCCTTTAAAACAGATCAGGCAAGCTTTGATGCGGCTGTGAATAAAATAAAGAATTGA
- a CDS encoding LysE family translocator produces the protein MSFNFIMMFSMTVFIASIIPGPSMLLALTHGIHYGAKKSMASAMGNVTITFIQASISIAGLGTILMASETAFQLIKWAGAAYLLYIGISILCSSEMSLSTKNLNRSTKKNSLTGMYLQAAFVTAGNPKAIVFFTAVFPQFIDPGMAYFYQFCVLMTICTFIAFSCFMIYAICGQKIVSLFSKDMVGKHIKRIIGSTFIGAAIGLAASNK, from the coding sequence ATGTCTTTTAATTTCATAATGATGTTTTCAATGACTGTATTTATTGCGTCAATAATACCAGGTCCAAGCATGTTGCTGGCTTTAACTCACGGCATACATTACGGAGCCAAAAAAAGCATGGCGTCAGCCATGGGCAATGTAACAATTACATTCATTCAAGCATCTATTTCCATTGCAGGTCTGGGAACAATTTTAATGGCTTCCGAAACTGCATTTCAACTCATCAAATGGGCAGGGGCAGCATACCTTCTCTATATTGGAATCAGCATATTATGCTCATCAGAAATGTCATTATCTACAAAAAACCTCAACCGTTCCACGAAAAAAAATTCTTTGACCGGGATGTATCTGCAAGCCGCCTTTGTGACCGCTGGAAATCCCAAAGCAATTGTATTTTTCACTGCAGTCTTTCCTCAATTTATTGATCCTGGTATGGCCTATTTCTATCAGTTCTGCGTGCTTATGACTATTTGCACTTTTATAGCATTTTCCTGTTTTATGATTTATGCAATATGCGGTCAAAAAATTGTATCACTATTTTCCAAAGATATGGTGGGAAAACATATAAAAAGAATTATTGGCAGCACTTTTATTGGGGCAGCAATTGGTCTTGCTGCAAGCAACAAATAA
- a CDS encoding transketolase C-terminal domain-containing protein has translation MAISFMDGNEALARGAIAAGCNFFAGYPITPATTILNNMLKMLPPKGGICVQAEDEIASMGYCIGAAMAGKKALTATSGPGISLYSEQISFAIGSEIPLVIADVQRLGPSTGSATRGADGDIQFLRWGNSGGVPVIVLVPADAKDCYVLAFHAFNYAEEFRCPVFIASNKEIGMTKQSIDLESITLPKIVARNLFSESTYLPFEAKPDAAPPFLPIGGKTIVRQTSSTHGPDGYLTIDPDVIAQNQARLRKKIHKARNRITLFEENIKETSDTLVISYGITSRSVKNAAKRLEKKGKAVSTLNLKSLWPVPEDLLIKKAKPFTRIAVIEMNLGQYVKEIQRVLCDKKIGFYGQMNGQLITPSKIMEVIENESLFK, from the coding sequence ATGGCAATATCATTTATGGACGGAAATGAAGCTCTTGCAAGGGGAGCCATTGCAGCCGGATGTAATTTTTTTGCCGGGTATCCGATTACACCGGCAACGACAATCTTAAACAACATGCTGAAAATGCTGCCCCCCAAAGGAGGTATATGTGTACAGGCAGAAGACGAAATCGCCTCAATGGGATATTGCATTGGTGCGGCCATGGCAGGTAAAAAGGCACTCACCGCAACATCCGGCCCCGGCATCAGTCTTTACAGCGAGCAGATTTCATTTGCCATTGGCAGTGAAATTCCCCTGGTGATTGCAGATGTGCAGAGACTTGGCCCGTCAACAGGTTCGGCAACCAGAGGGGCTGACGGTGACATTCAATTTTTAAGGTGGGGAAACTCAGGCGGTGTTCCAGTGATCGTTCTTGTGCCCGCAGATGCCAAGGACTGCTATGTTCTTGCCTTCCACGCATTTAATTATGCCGAAGAATTCCGGTGTCCTGTTTTTATTGCCTCCAACAAGGAAATCGGCATGACAAAGCAAAGTATTGATCTTGAGTCGATAACCCTTCCGAAGATTGTGGCACGAAACCTATTTTCAGAAAGCACCTATCTGCCTTTTGAGGCTAAACCAGATGCAGCCCCACCATTTCTTCCAATTGGAGGCAAAACCATTGTCAGGCAGACATCCTCAACCCATGGCCCTGACGGCTATCTCACCATTGACCCGGATGTAATTGCTCAAAACCAGGCGCGGCTGAGAAAAAAAATTCACAAAGCCCGGAACAGAATCACACTGTTTGAAGAGAATATCAAAGAAACATCAGACACACTGGTCATCAGCTACGGCATTACATCACGTTCGGTGAAAAATGCTGCAAAACGCCTTGAAAAAAAAGGCAAAGCCGTCTCAACACTTAATTTAAAAAGCCTTTGGCCGGTGCCCGAAGATCTTTTGATAAAAAAAGCCAAACCCTTTACCCGCATTGCAGTCATTGAGATGAACCTGGGCCAATATGTAAAGGAAATCCAGCGGGTGCTTTGTGACAAAAAGATAGGATTTTACGGCCAGATGAACGGCCAACTGATCACGCCGTCAAAAATCATGGAGGTCATTGAAAATGAGTCGCTTTTTAAATAA
- the arfB gene encoding alternative ribosome rescue aminoacyl-tRNA hydrolase ArfB: MLKINDNISIPETQIQFQAIRAQGAGGQNVNKVSTAIHLRFDIQASSLPDQVKDKLLSLSDQRISKTGVLVIKAQTFRTQEKNKEDALNRLQKIVQSVLVKKKKRQKTRPKKGAVEKRLDSKTKNGRVKKLRKKVDY; this comes from the coding sequence ATGCTGAAAATAAACGACAACATAAGTATTCCGGAAACGCAAATTCAGTTCCAGGCCATACGGGCACAGGGAGCAGGCGGCCAGAATGTCAACAAAGTCTCCACTGCGATACACCTTCGCTTTGACATTCAAGCCTCCAGTCTGCCGGATCAGGTTAAAGACAAGCTATTATCTCTCAGCGACCAGAGAATTTCAAAAACCGGTGTTCTGGTGATCAAGGCCCAGACTTTTCGGACCCAGGAAAAAAACAAGGAAGATGCACTGAACCGCTTACAAAAAATTGTTCAAAGCGTTCTGGTCAAAAAAAAGAAGCGACAAAAAACAAGACCGAAAAAAGGAGCAGTTGAAAAGCGCCTGGATAGCAAGACAAAAAACGGCAGGGTCAAAAAATTGAGAAAAAAAGTGGACTATTAA
- a CDS encoding PEP-CTERM sorting domain-containing protein — protein sequence MKNFLLLLLTGLTFILTTSASASPYAAPYLSYLDLDSQDVIFNAGGNESKSHTWNFDLINDTLSEGDVDGNDVISSAFLCWTISEDLKDNNPNFYEYIDIYINDNLLFGDWEMDNGSWVIDTNLLDLVTTPSIFKVEFKDFNDGHKNKDWDIMVSDVKIFGVYTDMHGNHAPEPSTLMLFGFGLLALAGISRKKSTHKVS from the coding sequence ATGAAAAATTTTTTATTGTTATTATTAACAGGACTGACATTTATTTTAACCACTTCAGCATCTGCATCCCCGTATGCTGCCCCTTACCTCTCTTATCTTGATCTTGACTCCCAGGATGTAATTTTTAACGCAGGGGGAAATGAGTCAAAATCCCATACATGGAACTTTGATTTGATCAATGACACATTGTCCGAAGGAGACGTTGACGGCAACGATGTAATTAGTTCTGCGTTTTTATGTTGGACAATAAGCGAAGATTTAAAGGATAATAACCCAAACTTCTATGAATATATAGATATATACATAAATGATAACCTACTGTTTGGTGACTGGGAGATGGACAATGGTTCTTGGGTGATAGACACAAACCTTCTTGATCTTGTCACAACACCGTCCATATTCAAAGTAGAATTCAAGGACTTCAACGATGGACATAAAAACAAGGATTGGGATATTATGGTTTCAGATGTTAAAATATTTGGTGTGTATACCGACATGCATGGGAACCATGCGCCTGAACCGTCAACACTGATGCTCTTCGGTTTTGGTCTTTTAGCCCTTGCAGGTATCAGCAGAAAAAAAAGTACACATAAAGTCTCGTAA
- a CDS encoding DUF2058 family protein encodes MGKSFQDQLLKAGLVNKKQVKKVKHEKHVGRKKNKAKGSPTEINKARQEQLAKEKLSQELNRQLNKKKQERENLAQVRQLIETNRLNLDDYDESYYFTVGKKIKRLFVNEKISQKLCHGQLAIVKFDDCFEIVPAKVAEQITSRNHGDMVVLYNDHDESSC; translated from the coding sequence ATGGGAAAATCATTTCAGGACCAACTGCTTAAAGCAGGACTTGTTAATAAAAAACAGGTTAAAAAGGTCAAGCATGAAAAACATGTTGGTCGCAAGAAAAACAAAGCAAAAGGCTCCCCTACTGAAATAAACAAAGCACGGCAAGAACAATTGGCCAAAGAAAAACTCAGCCAAGAACTCAACCGGCAACTCAACAAAAAAAAGCAGGAACGTGAAAACCTGGCACAGGTAAGGCAACTCATTGAAACAAACCGATTAAATCTGGATGATTATGATGAGTCCTACTACTTTACCGTAGGAAAAAAAATCAAACGATTATTTGTAAACGAAAAAATATCCCAAAAGCTCTGTCATGGACAATTAGCCATTGTCAAATTTGATGATTGTTTCGAGATTGTTCCTGCAAAGGTGGCTGAACAGATCACAAGCCGCAATCATGGTGATATGGTTGTATTATATAACGACCATGACGAATCAAGCTGTTAA